One Firmicutes bacterium CAG:345 genomic region harbors:
- a CDS encoding unknown (no significant homology to UniProt) — translation MNKELILMIVSLVSFVVITLILIFSKILKRETIVPFHDDELIKTNINENENSQLFYTFGETRKYVVKYILNTSEENKFVICNYKEVYKKIGFFIECFDKNKKLIKSYYYRDLNPIKNSSRIIPIDKRTCYTNIVISFVNDEVINNDIYLTLCNSKKNIFSSLFGFDIFCLLYTLRYFMFAYINPEYSEVLFDSNLGWFSIVIALIIGILAFIFSNICITKRNSKNKVGGIIDYDFN, via the coding sequence ATGAATAAAGAATTGATTTTAATGATCGTATCTCTTGTTTCCTTTGTCGTTATTACTTTGATACTTATTTTTTCAAAAATTCTTAAAAGAGAGACTATAGTGCCATTTCATGATGATGAATTAATTAAAACTAATATAAATGAGAATGAGAATAGTCAATTGTTTTATACCTTTGGTGAAACAAGAAAATATGTTGTTAAATATATTTTAAACACTTCGGAAGAAAATAAATTTGTTATCTGTAATTATAAAGAAGTTTATAAAAAAATAGGCTTTTTTATCGAATGTTTTGACAAAAATAAGAAATTAATAAAATCATATTATTACCGTGATTTGAATCCTATAAAAAACTCTTCAAGAATTATTCCAATTGATAAAAGAACTTGCTATACGAACATTGTTATTAGTTTTGTTAATGATGAAGTAATCAATAATGATATTTATTTGACTTTGTGTAATTCGAAAAAAAATATATTTTCTAGTCTTTTTGGCTTTGATATATTTTGTTTACTTTATACTTTAAGATATTTTATGTTTGCTTATATTAATCCTGAATATTCTGAAGTGTTATTCGATAGTAATTTGGGTTGGTTTTCTATTGTTATAGCGTTAATTATTGGTATTTTGGCTTTTATATTTAGTAATATTTGTATAACTAAGCGTAATTCTAAAAATAAAGTTGGAGGCATAATTGATTATGATTTCAATTAA
- a CDS encoding unknown (no significant homology to UniProt) has translation MKNSIKMGFLEGFKFLIKPKGFLILFLYFILALLLVVSVLGIPLINVCRYNFTKKYLEAKKLETGFFFENLNSIDRYYTCFISKTFMLAKCIMKEFIILLLAVICFGIGTGIVYICYQKYGPSNGYIIVPMIFCFPFCFSFLVYFLFCISKQESLNYIIASKYDLKGIEINKLLETAKIDSIKNFILYLLKLISLFCVIGESGFGLYYLITAFKSGIITTSLLILFIILIVIAFVFIFSFLFMSFNFAIYLFNDSYCQINKFKVVNKPNVCKNIFDNYSLKKEFSNDKFGKEESLNE, from the coding sequence ATGAAAAATAGTATAAAAATGGGCTTCTTAGAAGGCTTTAAGTTTTTAATAAAACCTAAAGGATTTTTAATATTATTTTTATATTTTATTTTGGCTTTATTACTAGTTGTTTCAGTATTAGGAATACCGCTTATTAATGTTTGTCGATATAATTTTACAAAAAAATATTTAGAAGCAAAAAAATTAGAAACTGGTTTCTTTTTTGAAAATTTAAATTCTATAGATAGATATTACACTTGTTTTATTAGTAAAACTTTTATGTTAGCTAAATGTATAATGAAAGAATTTATTATTTTGCTTTTGGCAGTAATTTGCTTTGGTATAGGAACGGGGATAGTTTATATTTGCTATCAAAAATATGGTCCTTCAAATGGATATATTATTGTTCCGATGATTTTTTGTTTTCCTTTTTGTTTTTCTTTTTTAGTATATTTTCTTTTTTGTATATCAAAGCAAGAATCATTAAATTATATAATTGCCAGTAAATATGATTTAAAAGGCATTGAAATAAATAAATTATTGGAAACAGCAAAAATTGATTCTATTAAAAATTTTATTTTATATTTGTTAAAATTGATTAGTCTATTTTGTGTAATTGGAGAAAGTGGATTTGGTCTTTATTATTTGATTACTGCATTTAAATCAGGAATAATCACGACAAGTCTTTTAATTTTATTTATAATATTAATAGTCATTGCATTTGTATTTATTTTTTCATTTTTATTTATGTCTTTTAATTTCGCTATATATTTATTTAACGACTCATATTGCCAAATAAATAAATTTAAAGTTGTTAATAAACCAAATGTATGCAAAAATATTTTTGATAATTATTCTTTAAAAAAAGAATTTAGTAATGATAAATTTGGAAAGGAGGAAAGTCTTAATGAATAA
- a CDS encoding unknown (no significant homology to UniProt), translating to MLSIEIVSFLVKVVPTALFLLIILSYTISNMLMGKRKSLIFLFHGLAIGLILLVLYLLLVNLEEVDVFLLKLLDFFCGGERSFQQLLNLSGNIEYHSLKEVLVDYLPNLFPNEYISLLLADNASYLKALVNLIYRIIFASILLIVYYLLKIILFIVYKVFYSEAKYKRKLNEQYSKGISKTPYKKGKMTGALIGFGKGLCVGVLALSFLGADLYIISGDNGTKPMESYKIDNPDYDYGYQVYQEICQYGNYGIFQLLNIIKDKNDVPCYLLASDFIMRGYYTEVIDGNELTYSVNLREELSTITSFSKQTANLLLKYGGDEIRPILLGKDNLNSMQKVVMKIFSYPEFQKDFKNVINGINSGGFIIEMGLSFIDSFIDNIDQFITNSSDNLLIDLVKILFKKNYYSQNINVEKSLMLIGETNLTLPYVSVKNLFNKDDVNNLVSIIFEVANSLNDGKITPINLIKSILPYLSGLSIFSSSRKNEMNPVFNRLFSYLSDYYISNMLKQYSTLEEKNYTKEELLLKIEQNNIYELDNKDIDWSLEVNVLASSLDEISYFYQQMMRKNEESNNINPINNLFNYFDDKQIVYEKNKQIFNNIKSSLLKTKILGCIMDNPYVVDFMKINLQTIFGNSFAMPNDLVFENYKDSSGNEQNGELFDFLSAIEFLGQKENATFINSILSRNISNLNEVERFIDKLNEYDASGNIYLNYFIDSKIMTSIISCSLCEFSDNSNAFYISNLVKEKNEKGEYINIIKKDELKLLFENFDLIVAFNNIFSNYDGDFSKIDKLLIDPKVNSFLSNSKIAQGTFGFNLNKFLSNSEKIIIPKALSNPDLWISINQNAGELESLLSLYEIPDFSLSYISEPENIYSLFINLDADSINKILDSKIIRYSLSNYLINNENDLQGLTIVIPNSVLTSLKNDVIQYLIKKDELVNFISLVKDIPSEKITEGGELIKYILSNKNKYLSSDIFMTSFIKVVTDYYGEDYFPKDLIIDGSSESLKRTYGTGKNLWDEELNNFLDALTEIFGNNDIKLEDISNKAQDLLKRWNNPSVTNNRANVIEVISNSLIVRSMLTNAICSTNLSKLLGDEILNASKDNYETFSSTEIISLCSMIDILEIDIDSDTPLSKFNVAKVALKFPNFKDQMTNSINRSILVRGIITKALETVNDENIIITPHPLAYDNNRCTFKSDEIITLFNILISLNGQFDINSICNNNTLLNAVYDSDTQKISSYLLGATIGSLLKKQELIALPDSSLDSYGYISNIEIYLFIIALKKIGINKLNFDISIISQKFKNLDENTCDKIILSKIMNSTIVKLIYKGRENKISIDNLHATLSNNNGNVKEKIIDPNSEEIKLLLLNFGKYIDDDFNVSISKDDLKSFCSENENFEKLLEECSIARLIIDDLLSGYSLALSLAGIIKNSSLEIINIENGEASISNISLYSIDKIKQILSII from the coding sequence ATGTTATCTATAGAGATTGTTAGTTTTTTAGTTAAAGTGGTTCCAACAGCATTATTTTTGCTGATTATTTTAAGTTACACAATTTCTAATATGTTGATGGGAAAAAGGAAAAGTTTAATATTTTTATTCCACGGATTGGCTATAGGATTGATTCTTTTAGTATTATATTTACTTTTAGTTAATTTAGAAGAAGTTGATGTTTTCTTATTAAAGCTTTTAGACTTTTTCTGTGGTGGTGAAAGAAGTTTTCAACAATTATTGAATTTATCTGGAAATATAGAATATCATTCATTAAAAGAAGTATTAGTTGATTATCTTCCTAATTTGTTTCCTAATGAATATATTTCATTATTATTAGCAGATAATGCTTCTTATTTAAAAGCTTTGGTCAATTTGATATATCGTATTATTTTTGCCAGTATACTATTAATTGTTTATTATCTTCTAAAGATAATTCTTTTCATTGTTTATAAGGTATTTTATTCAGAAGCAAAATATAAAAGAAAACTGAATGAACAATATAGTAAAGGCATCAGTAAAACACCATATAAAAAAGGAAAGATGACAGGTGCTTTAATAGGCTTTGGAAAAGGACTATGTGTAGGTGTTTTAGCTCTTTCATTCCTTGGTGCAGATTTATATATAATTTCTGGTGATAATGGAACTAAGCCAATGGAATCATATAAAATAGATAATCCTGATTATGATTATGGTTATCAAGTATATCAAGAAATTTGTCAGTATGGAAACTATGGGATATTTCAGTTATTAAACATTATTAAAGATAAAAATGATGTACCTTGTTATCTTTTGGCAAGCGATTTTATTATGCGAGGATATTATACAGAAGTTATAGATGGTAACGAATTAACTTATTCAGTAAATCTTCGTGAAGAACTTTCTACTATTACTTCGTTTTCAAAACAGACAGCTAATCTGCTTTTAAAATATGGAGGAGATGAAATACGTCCTATTCTTTTAGGAAAAGACAATCTTAATTCAATGCAAAAAGTTGTTATGAAAATATTCTCATATCCAGAATTTCAAAAAGATTTTAAAAATGTTATTAATGGTATTAATTCTGGAGGATTTATTATTGAAATGGGATTATCTTTTATTGACTCATTTATCGATAATATAGATCAATTTATAACTAATTCTTCGGATAATCTTTTGATTGATTTAGTTAAAATTCTTTTTAAGAAAAATTATTATTCTCAAAATATCAACGTTGAAAAGTCTTTGATGCTAATAGGCGAAACAAATTTAACTTTACCTTATGTTTCTGTAAAAAATTTATTTAATAAGGATGATGTTAACAATCTTGTTTCTATAATTTTTGAAGTGGCTAATTCATTAAATGATGGAAAAATAACTCCAATCAATTTGATAAAGAGTATCTTGCCTTATCTTTCTGGTCTATCTATTTTTTCTAGTTCACGTAAAAATGAAATGAATCCTGTTTTTAATAGATTATTTTCTTATCTTTCGGATTATTATATTTCTAATATGTTGAAACAATATAGCACTCTGGAAGAAAAAAATTATACTAAAGAGGAGCTACTATTAAAAATCGAGCAAAATAATATTTATGAATTAGATAATAAAGATATAGATTGGAGTCTTGAAGTTAATGTTCTTGCTTCTTCTCTTGATGAGATATCTTATTTCTATCAACAAATGATGAGAAAAAATGAAGAATCAAATAATATTAACCCGATTAATAATTTGTTTAATTATTTTGATGATAAGCAAATTGTTTATGAAAAAAATAAACAGATTTTTAACAATATAAAATCTTCATTATTAAAGACAAAAATATTAGGATGTATAATGGATAATCCTTATGTTGTTGATTTTATGAAAATTAATTTGCAGACAATTTTTGGAAATTCTTTTGCGATGCCTAATGATCTTGTTTTTGAAAATTATAAGGATAGTAGTGGAAATGAACAAAATGGCGAATTATTTGATTTTTTATCTGCTATTGAATTTTTAGGTCAAAAGGAAAACGCTACATTTATAAATTCCATTTTATCTAGAAATATTTCTAATTTGAATGAAGTAGAAAGATTTATAGATAAATTGAATGAATATGATGCATCTGGCAATATTTATTTGAATTATTTTATCGATTCAAAGATAATGACTTCTATTATTTCTTGTTCTTTATGTGAATTTAGTGATAATTCTAATGCCTTTTATATTTCAAATTTAGTAAAAGAAAAGAATGAAAAAGGAGAATACATTAATATTATAAAAAAAGATGAATTAAAATTACTTTTTGAAAATTTTGATTTAATTGTTGCTTTTAATAATATATTTTCAAATTATGATGGCGATTTTTCAAAAATAGATAAACTTTTAATTGATCCAAAAGTTAATTCTTTTTTATCAAATAGTAAAATTGCTCAGGGTACTTTTGGATTTAACCTAAATAAGTTTTTGTCTAACAGCGAGAAAATTATTATACCTAAAGCACTTAGTAATCCAGATTTGTGGATTAGTATTAATCAAAATGCTGGAGAATTAGAAAGCCTATTGTCTTTATATGAAATACCTGATTTTAGTCTTTCTTATATTTCGGAGCCGGAAAATATTTATTCTTTATTTATCAATCTTGATGCTGATAGTATAAATAAAATTTTGGATTCAAAAATTATTAGATATTCTCTTTCTAATTATTTGATTAATAATGAAAATGATTTACAAGGGTTAACTATAGTTATCCCTAATTCAGTTTTAACATCTTTAAAAAATGACGTTATACAATATTTGATAAAAAAAGATGAATTAGTTAATTTTATTTCTTTAGTAAAAGATATTCCTAGTGAGAAAATAACTGAGGGTGGTGAATTAATAAAGTATATTCTTTCTAATAAAAATAAATATTTGTCTAGTGATATTTTTATGACTTCTTTTATAAAAGTTGTTACTGATTATTATGGAGAAGATTATTTTCCAAAAGATTTAATAATTGATGGTTCAAGTGAAAGCTTAAAAAGAACGTATGGTACAGGCAAAAATTTATGGGATGAAGAACTGAATAATTTTTTAGATGCTTTAACTGAAATATTCGGAAATAATGATATAAAATTAGAAGACATCTCAAATAAGGCACAAGATTTGTTAAAAAGATGGAACAATCCTTCAGTTACTAATAATAGGGCAAATGTTATTGAGGTAATTAGCAATTCATTAATAGTCCGTTCTATGTTGACTAATGCAATTTGTTCAACAAATTTGAGTAAATTATTAGGTGATGAAATTCTAAATGCTAGCAAAGATAATTATGAAACTTTTTCTTCCACAGAGATTATTTCTTTATGTTCTATGATTGATATATTAGAAATAGATATTGATTCGGATACCCCATTAAGTAAATTTAATGTTGCTAAAGTAGCGTTAAAGTTTCCTAATTTTAAAGATCAAATGACCAATTCTATAAATCGTTCTATTTTGGTAAGAGGAATTATTACTAAAGCATTGGAAACAGTTAATGATGAAAATATTATTATAACCCCACATCCATTAGCTTATGATAATAATAGATGTACATTTAAAAGTGATGAAATAATAACATTATTTAATATTTTGATAAGTTTAAATGGACAATTTGATATCAATAGTATTTGTAACAATAATACTTTGCTAAATGCAGTATATGATAGTGATACTCAAAAAATAAGTTCTTATTTATTAGGAGCAACAATCGGTTCTTTATTAAAGAAACAAGAATTAATTGCTTTGCCTGATTCATCACTAGATAGTTATGGATATATAAGCAATATAGAAATATATCTTTTTATTATTGCACTTAAAAAAATAGGGATTAATAAATTAAATTTTGATATATCTATAATTTCACAAAAATTTAAAAATCTTGATGAAAATACATGTGATAAAATTATTTTGAGCAAAATAATGAATTCTACAATAGTTAAGCTGATTTATAAAGGACGTGAAAATAAGATATCCATTGATAATTTGCATGCAACATTATCAAATAACAATGGGAATGTCAAAGAAAAAATTATTGATCCTAATTCTGAAGAAATCAAATTATTATTGCTGAATTTTGGAAAATATATCGACGATGATTTTAATGTTAGTATTTCTAAAGATGATTTAAAATCTTTTTGCTCAGAAAATGAAAATTTTGAAAAATTGCTTGAAGAATGTTCGATAGCTCGATTGATTATCGATGATTTATTATCGGGATATTCTTTAGCCTTATCATTAGCAGGCATTATTAAGAATAGTTCGTTAGAAATAATTAATATAGAAAATGGTGAAGCGAGTATAAGTAATATTTCTTTATATTCTATTGATAAAATAAAACAAATTCTTTCAATTATTTAA
- a CDS encoding putative uncharacterized protein (product inferred by homology to UniProt), which produces MISINNINKIQYDDKNDSIVEVMEYMIINESDGKNHIVFKLRNNTLQVLHSFSLFVEEYNDNDQKIAEEIIEIHDLNILTGEIFIPKAKLSVSIDCKKIFCKLKEAEFDNMKYKDGVCFDFIFDQSSKENLKSQKKLKKELALIKKIQKKNAKKKKQKVKVKEIKPLFGKWVVVMTFIFCVLGGISFSVIPLFANRFINSSNISFKEGNYTYSYLDNDKTIIGIKEYSGKDEIVNIPEEINGHPVKRIFNKAFSNSIVKTIKFNGGEIQIDGGAFYQCLSLEKIEDSSLNTKVTFSDYSFIDCNNIQKILLQNSIFNSNSLYGLNLINEFEFYSSSCDYIGDIFGLTHNSKYCGTSQAFPKLLSKVKIFSDEYLSKKDYLSNFEIDNKTQILNRDDQELSKTFMKEKNYETINPGEITYNFDFLSYKTIAIKEITSMNGSYVLIPSSYSGYEIEKIDINLFADRKDMITDIEIATKDVDFDYSIFYDLENLANFIAENIELKENCFIKCNNIKKIKVKKLDDKLIEFGQIFGMTNNELLNVIPNMTIEILEGDYSSLFKGLTGYLVNGNLVNW; this is translated from the coding sequence ATGATTTCAATTAATAATATAAATAAAATCCAATATGATGATAAAAATGATTCTATTGTTGAAGTGATGGAATATATGATTATTAATGAATCTGATGGAAAAAATCATATAGTTTTTAAATTGAGAAATAATACATTGCAAGTTTTGCATTCTTTTAGTTTATTTGTAGAAGAATATAATGACAATGATCAAAAAATAGCTGAAGAGATAATTGAAATTCATGATCTTAATATTTTAACTGGCGAAATTTTTATTCCAAAAGCTAAACTTTCAGTTTCAATTGATTGTAAAAAAATATTTTGCAAATTAAAAGAAGCTGAATTTGATAATATGAAATACAAAGATGGAGTTTGCTTTGATTTTATTTTTGACCAAAGTTCAAAAGAAAATTTAAAGTCTCAAAAAAAGCTGAAAAAAGAATTGGCTCTTATAAAGAAAATACAAAAGAAAAATGCTAAAAAGAAGAAACAAAAGGTTAAAGTAAAAGAAATAAAGCCATTATTTGGGAAGTGGGTAGTGGTTATGACATTCATTTTTTGTGTATTAGGAGGAATATCTTTTTCAGTAATACCATTATTTGCAAATCGATTTATCAATAGTTCTAATATCTCTTTTAAGGAAGGTAATTATACTTATTCTTATTTGGATAATGATAAAACAATAATAGGTATAAAAGAATATTCAGGAAAAGATGAAATAGTCAATATTCCTGAAGAAATTAATGGACATCCTGTAAAAAGAATATTTAATAAAGCTTTCTCAAATTCTATTGTCAAAACCATAAAGTTTAATGGTGGTGAGATTCAAATAGATGGAGGTGCTTTTTATCAGTGCTTGTCTTTAGAAAAAATAGAAGATAGTTCTTTAAATACGAAAGTGACTTTTAGTGACTATTCTTTTATCGATTGTAATAATATTCAAAAGATACTTTTACAAAATTCTATTTTCAATTCCAATAGTTTATATGGATTAAATTTAATCAATGAATTTGAATTTTATTCTTCTTCTTGCGATTATATTGGTGATATTTTTGGATTAACACATAATAGTAAATATTGTGGAACTAGTCAGGCTTTTCCTAAATTACTAAGTAAAGTTAAAATATTTAGTGATGAATACTTAAGTAAAAAAGATTATTTATCAAATTTTGAAATTGATAATAAAACTCAAATTTTAAATAGAGATGATCAAGAATTATCTAAAACTTTTATGAAAGAAAAAAATTATGAAACAATTAATCCTGGAGAAATTACATATAATTTTGATTTTTTATCATATAAAACAATTGCTATTAAAGAAATAACAAGCATGAATGGTAGCTATGTACTTATCCCTAGTAGTTATAGTGGATATGAAATTGAGAAAATTGATATTAATTTATTTGCTGATAGGAAAGATATGATAACTGATATTGAAATTGCTACAAAAGATGTTGATTTTGATTATAGTATTTTTTATGATTTGGAAAATTTGGCAAATTTTATTGCAGAAAATATTGAATTAAAAGAAAATTGTTTTATAAAATGCAATAATATTAAAAAAATAAAAGTGAAAAAGTTAGATGATAAATTAATTGAATTTGGTCAAATTTTTGGAATGACTAATAATGAATTATTAAATGTTATTCCGAATATGACGATAGAAATATTAGAAGGTGATTATAGTTCTTTATTTAAAGGTTTAACTGGATATTTGGTTAATGGAAATTTAGTAAATTGGTAA